A window from Trinickia violacea encodes these proteins:
- a CDS encoding DUF6966 domain-containing protein: MASVKEICSVLIRMSGLLLFCDLEDWACVLIQFANRVEEGCPVVRAEILRLFGGMGSLNDLVLHKDGHVLNDENEVFDALRERLYELIRDQLTLDSENR; this comes from the coding sequence ATGGCAAGTGTCAAAGAAATTTGCAGCGTGCTGATTCGCATGAGCGGGTTGCTGTTGTTTTGTGATTTGGAGGACTGGGCGTGTGTGCTGATTCAGTTTGCGAATCGAGTAGAAGAGGGATGCCCGGTTGTCCGAGCGGAAATCTTACGCTTGTTCGGCGGAATGGGTTCGCTGAACGACCTTGTTCTGCATAAAGATGGTCACGTATTGAACGATGAGAACGAGGTGTTCGATGCGCTGCGTGAGCGTCTTTATGAGTTGATTCGAGATCAATTGACTCTCGATAGTGAGAACAGATGA
- a CDS encoding ESPR-type extended signal peptide-containing protein, which translates to MSRSATVVQGIVIVGLNCMNAVFRSIWSEALGMWVAVSELPASRGKTGNSQTLLAPRQSDEHCSIGVTAGEASRGYEVGVRTQGALFSRPIVTTILLAFGNLSPIFAHAQYSAGGGVANGGSSIAIGTGAVATPAPGGSFGNVGTAIGPGAVAYGHDTVALDAQVGAAPVVAATAPGQQQFVNTTAPNAIGIGASIGQGSGAGLVESSSQEAIGIGSSMGYSANGGQGAADHSILIGTFAQGGTADAAGSVGGSSSSVALGHYITIGAASVGGAGSGNKASAFQAVLMGSESNLGSAAYAQFGLASNSSVTADNSVLIGASSQLGFVNNSNETVSAQNAVLIGSGSRLGVDANANNSILIGTGSSVGVSGANALNSVAIGSGETVNASSSIAIGTGNVVSGNNSGAIGDPTTITGSGTYTLGNNNGAVGANESGIFGNNNTLPTGSDNSRIVGNANTVNAPDSFVLGNNVTVNNANNVVLGNNSADKVAVQISSAAIPSVIATLNPDGTTSYAAGPAITYGNFAGTATGVVSVGAPGAERQIVNVAPGAINATSTDAVNGSQLYAVASQISALGGNVTTIVDNAQTHYYSVNDGGTQSANYNNAGASGIDALAAGTGASAAGANATAVGNAAAASATNSLAVGSKASATVANSVALGSGSTTTAATATSGTTIRGQSYTFAGATPTGVVSVGSVGADRQVQNVAAGQLTATSTDAVNGSQLYATNQAIDSLSNTVTATATHYYSVNDGGAQQSNYEGGGASGANSVAIGPGASASGASTVALGQNAAAAGQNATAIGANASATANNAVAMGANAVANGANSVAIGAGSVATQANTVSVGSTGNERRITNVAAGTNPTDAVNVSQLNAAASQNLYSAQRYTDRGVAAALAIPSVPMLSVGDKWIGAAAGTYGNATALGVAIAYQATPNLNVAGGVSSAIGGSTALKVQAGYRW; encoded by the coding sequence TTGTCGCGATCGGCAACTGTTGTGCAGGGCATCGTCATTGTGGGGTTGAATTGCATGAATGCAGTATTCAGAAGCATCTGGAGCGAGGCGCTTGGAATGTGGGTCGCGGTGTCGGAATTGCCGGCCTCGCGTGGTAAAACGGGAAATTCCCAGACTCTCTTGGCTCCTCGCCAGTCGGACGAACACTGCAGTATTGGGGTGACCGCCGGAGAGGCGTCTCGTGGTTACGAGGTTGGTGTGCGAACTCAAGGTGCTTTGTTTTCCCGCCCTATTGTAACGACGATACTTCTGGCTTTCGGCAACCTGTCTCCAATCTTCGCACATGCACAATACTCCGCTGGCGGCGGCGTTGCGAATGGCGGTTCCTCGATTGCGATCGGTACGGGGGCGGTAGCCACACCCGCGCCGGGTGGGTCTTTCGGAAATGTGGGGACAGCGATAGGGCCAGGTGCGGTGGCATATGGGCACGATACGGTAGCGCTTGACGCTCAGGTGGGCGCGGCCCCCGTTGTTGCAGCCACGGCGCCTGGGCAGCAGCAGTTTGTCAACACAACGGCCCCAAATGCAATCGGCATTGGGGCGAGTATCGGCCAGGGAAGTGGTGCGGGGCTGGTTGAGAGCAGTTCGCAGGAAGCCATCGGGATCGGCAGTTCGATGGGGTATTCAGCCAATGGCGGTCAAGGCGCTGCGGATCATTCCATCCTGATTGGCACCTTCGCGCAAGGCGGGACGGCCGATGCGGCGGGAAGTGTAGGCGGCTCGAGTTCGTCGGTGGCGCTGGGTCATTACATCACCATCGGAGCAGCATCGGTCGGCGGAGCTGGTAGCGGAAACAAGGCAAGTGCGTTTCAGGCCGTGCTGATGGGGTCTGAGTCAAATCTCGGATCGGCCGCCTACGCGCAATTCGGCTTGGCATCCAATAGTTCGGTGACGGCCGACAACAGCGTTCTCATTGGGGCGTCGTCTCAACTGGGTTTTGTGAACAACAGCAACGAGACAGTGAGTGCCCAGAATGCCGTCCTAATCGGCTCGGGTTCGCGACTCGGTGTTGACGCCAACGCTAATAATTCCATCCTTATCGGCACAGGCTCCAGTGTAGGGGTGAGCGGTGCCAATGCACTCAATTCCGTGGCCATCGGTTCAGGCGAGACGGTTAATGCAAGTAGCTCCATTGCCATTGGGACGGGCAACGTTGTGTCCGGCAACAACTCAGGCGCCATCGGCGACCCGACCACCATTACCGGCTCGGGCACCTACACCCTAGGCAACAATAACGGCGCGGTAGGGGCCAACGAGTCGGGCATCTTCGGCAACAACAACACCTTGCCTACGGGTTCGGACAACAGCCGCATCGTCGGCAACGCCAATACGGTCAACGCCCCGGACTCGTTCGTCCTGGGCAATAACGTAACGGTGAACAACGCCAACAACGTGGTGCTGGGTAACAACAGCGCTGACAAGGTGGCGGTGCAGATTAGCAGTGCGGCTATCCCCAGTGTGATCGCCACGCTCAATCCGGACGGCACTACAAGCTACGCCGCTGGCCCGGCGATCACCTACGGCAACTTCGCTGGTACAGCGACAGGCGTGGTGAGCGTGGGCGCGCCTGGCGCCGAGCGACAGATCGTCAACGTCGCCCCAGGCGCGATCAACGCCACCAGCACCGACGCGGTCAATGGCAGCCAGCTCTACGCGGTGGCAAGCCAGATCAGTGCGCTGGGCGGCAACGTCACTACTATTGTTGACAACGCCCAGACGCACTACTACAGCGTGAATGATGGTGGTACGCAGAGCGCCAATTACAACAATGCCGGTGCATCGGGGATCGACGCACTGGCGGCTGGTACGGGGGCAAGCGCGGCCGGTGCCAATGCCACGGCGGTGGGCAATGCGGCCGCCGCGAGCGCAACCAACAGCTTAGCCGTGGGCTCAAAGGCCAGCGCGACCGTTGCAAATAGCGTGGCGCTCGGCAGTGGCTCCACCACGACGGCTGCCACCGCCACATCGGGTACGACAATTCGTGGTCAGAGCTACACCTTCGCCGGGGCTACCCCGACCGGTGTGGTGAGTGTGGGTTCTGTTGGGGCGGATAGGCAAGTCCAAAACGTAGCGGCAGGCCAACTCACTGCGACCAGCACCGACGCCGTCAACGGTAGCCAGCTCTATGCAACGAATCAGGCGATCGACAGTCTGTCGAATACCGTCACCGCTACGGCGACGCACTACTACAGTGTCAACGACGGCGGCGCTCAACAGAGCAACTACGAAGGCGGTGGAGCGAGCGGAGCGAATTCCGTCGCGATCGGACCTGGCGCGAGTGCTTCCGGCGCAAGCACCGTGGCGCTCGGCCAAAACGCGGCTGCGGCGGGACAAAACGCAACGGCAATCGGCGCCAATGCCTCGGCCACAGCAAATAACGCCGTGGCGATGGGTGCGAACGCCGTAGCGAATGGTGCGAATTCAGTGGCAATCGGTGCTGGCTCTGTCGCAACGCAAGCGAATACGGTTTCTGTTGGTTCGACTGGCAACGAACGGCGCATCACGAACGTCGCTGCGGGCACGAATCCGACCGATGCTGTCAATGTCAGTCAGCTCAACGCCGCAGCCTCTCAGAACCTCTACTCGGCGCAGCGTTACACCGATCGCGGCGTTGCGGCCGCCCTCGCCATCCCGAGCGTCCCGATGCTCAGCGTCGGCGACAAGTGGATCGGCGCCGCTGCCGGCACTTACGGCAATGCGACCGCGCTTGGTGTCGCAATCGCTTACCAAGCCACACCCAACCTGAACGTTGCCGGTGGTGTCTCTTCCGCCATCGGAGGCTCAACCGCACTCAAGGTCCAGGCCGGTTATCGCTGGTAG
- a CDS encoding T6SS immunity protein Tdi1 domain-containing protein: MDVAVTTVFIEPDTCGVWWLNTGTAELTKVADSVPHFEGLLNSDLADEWFSPDLVGKLHVAGKVPGLGECYTFVILPIFSEGKYEVDNVNPVPVREHYGSTGSMHKHLRDIPDGAQVEVNVSD; this comes from the coding sequence TTGGATGTTGCAGTTACAACGGTGTTCATTGAGCCGGATACCTGTGGCGTCTGGTGGCTGAACACCGGCACAGCCGAACTGACAAAAGTGGCCGACTCCGTCCCGCATTTCGAAGGTCTGTTGAACTCGGATCTGGCTGATGAATGGTTCTCGCCAGACCTGGTCGGGAAGCTTCATGTTGCGGGCAAAGTGCCAGGACTTGGCGAGTGCTACACGTTCGTCATCTTGCCAATCTTCAGCGAGGGGAAGTATGAGGTCGACAACGTCAACCCTGTTCCAGTCCGCGAACATTATGGATCAACCGGCTCGATGCATAAGCACCTGCGCGACATTCCAGACGGAGCGCAGGTAGAGGTCAATGTGTCTGACTGA
- a CDS encoding ISAs1 family transposase, whose translation MPEDSGSNPSTLAPQDRIAILEDLLKFHAPQNLWAVGEIFQAVPWLDYTNRPDVSADELRARIALARTGLTRVAHGLAIDNLNTEEVRASRNGQVELEDQDGELVSGRHAVRGSHQRGERAIHLVSAYGSGLGVVLEQVRTADKSNEIAAIPELLDALVLKGTIVPIDAMGCQQTIARQIVQAGADYVLAVKKNHPTLSWRVQQALKAAERLAPAERSKLCSEYREVDKDHGRIETRWCMAIRDPRLAGAHVLPWAHSVAVIESTREIGDAVTTERHYFVSSLPPDVKRIARAVRAHCRIENNLHWCLDVVFGEDQCRVRVDNAAQNFAILRRIVMNLLKHDHKTKAGLKIRRLKVATSDLHREQILGW comes from the coding sequence ATGCCAGAAGATTCCGGCAGTAATCCCAGCACTTTGGCCCCTCAGGACCGCATTGCCATTCTCGAAGACCTGCTCAAATTTCACGCTCCGCAGAATCTCTGGGCTGTCGGCGAAATCTTTCAGGCGGTACCGTGGCTTGACTACACAAACCGGCCGGATGTTTCAGCCGACGAGCTTCGGGCAAGGATTGCCCTTGCTCGCACGGGCTTGACTCGGGTCGCACACGGACTAGCAATCGACAATCTCAATACCGAAGAAGTGCGGGCCAGCCGCAACGGCCAGGTCGAGCTCGAGGACCAGGACGGGGAACTCGTCAGCGGGCGGCATGCGGTGCGCGGCTCGCATCAGCGCGGTGAGCGCGCCATCCATCTGGTGTCGGCGTACGGCAGCGGGCTGGGGGTGGTGCTCGAGCAGGTGCGCACGGCCGACAAATCGAACGAGATCGCCGCCATCCCGGAGCTGCTTGACGCACTGGTCCTGAAGGGAACAATTGTGCCCATCGACGCGATGGGTTGTCAGCAGACGATTGCCCGACAGATCGTGCAGGCCGGAGCTGACTACGTGCTGGCGGTCAAGAAGAATCATCCCACCCTGAGCTGGCGCGTGCAGCAGGCGCTGAAGGCGGCCGAACGCCTGGCACCGGCCGAGCGCAGCAAGCTGTGCAGCGAGTACCGCGAGGTGGACAAAGACCACGGACGCATCGAGACGCGCTGGTGCATGGCGATCCGGGACCCCAGGCTCGCCGGGGCCCACGTGTTGCCCTGGGCCCACTCAGTCGCAGTCATCGAGTCTACACGTGAGATTGGCGACGCGGTCACGACCGAGCGCCACTATTTCGTGTCCAGCCTGCCACCCGACGTAAAACGTATCGCCCGTGCGGTACGCGCCCACTGTCGTATCGAGAACAACCTCCACTGGTGTCTTGATGTGGTCTTTGGCGAAGACCAGTGCCGCGTGCGCGTGGACAATGCCGCCCAGAACTTCGCCATCCTCCGGCGTATCGTCATGAACCTGTTAAAGCACGACCACAAGACCAAAGCAGGCCTAAAGATTCGTCGCCTTAAAGTCGCTACCAGCGATCTCCATCGCGAGCAAATCCTCGGCTGGTAA
- a CDS encoding glycosyltransferase family 2 protein, producing MNEALSIVIRSMPGREHFLEKCLFTLSAQSYRDMQALVVVQTKERLEEADKLAEVLDSWKYSFVDARTIVHCSEKDARSKSLNLGIEAASGRYIAFLDDDDKVYPEHYAKLIAELRKSDYAWAYSDTVRAQYNEEGQLTHRTMPFRRKRYSYLSHLQENFIPIHSFVVDRERAPDMPMIDERFDRLEDYDFLLRLARIHEPLYLPYIGAEYCIRTDGTNSVQDGTAQLRAALEKKRIWAQSQNLLEERQFGLVGWWVREIKDLPSQIVTQHVPSAQSPYQPDMHHQDYYFRNTLSSFHRSRSWRLTRFVRNIVRRARGQGKEIPHVPNTEWEAQAQIFEILNSSSWELTAPFRLIPRVWRNRRGLTERPRAND from the coding sequence ATGAACGAGGCTCTCTCAATTGTCATCCGGAGCATGCCGGGGCGCGAACACTTTCTGGAGAAGTGCCTGTTCACGCTATCGGCCCAGTCCTACCGCGACATGCAGGCGCTCGTGGTGGTCCAGACGAAGGAGCGGCTTGAAGAAGCCGACAAGCTGGCCGAAGTGCTCGACTCCTGGAAGTACAGCTTCGTCGACGCGCGAACTATCGTGCATTGCAGCGAAAAGGACGCGCGTTCAAAGAGCCTGAATCTGGGCATTGAGGCGGCGAGCGGCCGCTATATCGCCTTCCTCGATGACGACGACAAGGTCTATCCGGAGCATTACGCCAAGCTGATTGCCGAGTTGCGGAAGAGCGACTATGCTTGGGCCTACTCCGACACTGTCCGTGCCCAGTACAACGAAGAAGGGCAGCTTACGCATCGGACTATGCCGTTCCGGCGCAAGCGCTATTCGTATCTGAGCCACCTGCAAGAGAATTTCATCCCGATTCATTCTTTCGTAGTTGACCGGGAACGCGCGCCAGACATGCCGATGATCGACGAGCGGTTCGATCGGCTGGAAGACTACGACTTCCTCCTGCGGCTCGCACGTATCCATGAGCCACTGTACTTGCCGTACATCGGCGCGGAATACTGTATCCGCACCGATGGGACGAATTCCGTGCAGGACGGTACGGCGCAGTTGCGTGCGGCATTGGAAAAGAAGCGGATCTGGGCGCAATCGCAGAACCTACTCGAGGAACGCCAGTTCGGCCTGGTCGGCTGGTGGGTTCGTGAGATCAAGGATCTGCCGTCACAGATCGTCACACAACATGTTCCGTCTGCGCAGTCTCCTTACCAACCGGACATGCATCACCAGGACTATTACTTCAGAAACACGCTGAGCAGTTTTCATCGATCCAGATCGTGGAGATTGACGCGTTTCGTCCGCAATATCGTTCGCCGGGCTAGAGGACAGGGCAAAGAAATCCCGCATGTTCCGAATACCGAATGGGAAGCGCAGGCCCAGATTTTCGAGATCCTCAATTCGAGTTCTTGGGAACTGACGGCGCCGTTCCGCCTGATTCCGCGAGTCTGGCGAAATCGAAGAGGGCTCACAGAAAGGCCTCGTGCTAACGACTAG
- a CDS encoding glycosyltransferase family 2 protein — translation MSKVTNCVDNIQISIGILLFKNSRREVIDCLNSIFRQSAGHHIREVLIRDQSGGCLEHVAAWEQSQTCEYPIRATSGPNLGFGGGHNALFKTMDAASCAYLCLNPDGVMHPRAVAEMIALAKQNQWGGIFEAIQEPVMHPKHFDPATGATAWCSAACILYPAAVFRKIGGFDDDFFMYCEDVDLSWRVKAAGFQCYTAAKAWFYHYAMDRTGRVADIWRSAYLLGHKWRAAKFKLNAFHTLTALVDVEPEEIRAYVEAHDQHSMEMVFQASPDFQHGLVFARQMWTE, via the coding sequence ATGTCAAAAGTTACAAATTGCGTTGACAACATCCAGATATCTATTGGGATTCTCCTGTTCAAAAATTCCCGCCGCGAAGTCATCGATTGTTTGAATTCGATTTTTCGGCAATCCGCTGGGCATCATATCCGTGAGGTCCTGATACGCGACCAGAGCGGTGGCTGTCTCGAACATGTTGCAGCGTGGGAGCAATCTCAGACTTGCGAATATCCAATCCGGGCGACGTCCGGGCCGAATCTGGGATTCGGCGGAGGACACAACGCGTTGTTCAAGACCATGGACGCGGCAAGTTGCGCTTACCTCTGTCTCAACCCGGATGGCGTCATGCATCCCCGCGCGGTGGCCGAGATGATCGCGCTTGCAAAGCAGAATCAATGGGGGGGCATTTTCGAGGCAATTCAGGAACCGGTGATGCACCCGAAACATTTCGATCCGGCTACGGGTGCCACGGCCTGGTGCTCGGCGGCCTGCATCCTGTACCCTGCAGCGGTCTTTCGCAAGATTGGCGGATTCGACGACGACTTCTTCATGTATTGCGAGGATGTCGATTTGTCATGGCGCGTGAAGGCAGCAGGGTTCCAGTGCTATACCGCGGCAAAGGCATGGTTCTATCACTATGCGATGGATCGCACGGGGCGTGTCGCCGACATCTGGCGCTCAGCCTACCTGCTAGGTCACAAATGGCGAGCAGCGAAATTCAAGCTGAATGCTTTTCATACGCTTACAGCGCTTGTCGACGTCGAACCCGAAGAAATCCGGGCTTATGTCGAGGCTCATGACCAGCACTCCATGGAAATGGTGTTTCAGGCCTCACCTGATTTTCAGCACGGTTTGGTGTTTGCTCGACAGATGTGGACAGAGTAA
- a CDS encoding S49 family peptidase produces MLAAKRHGIVNICSGIATTPDYPHLAQRLFNVPLAITPEKLEIMMAALANRFGLARLTRADGEIVLLDADYDAGEPAQERPYEVFEGIAVIPVQETLLAKLGILHPYSGMTGYDGIRANLAMALADDTVRAIVLDIDSPGGEVAGCFDLTDAIYATRGVKPLHAILTENAFSAAYALASACDTVVVPRTGGTGSIGVIVAPEDFSKALAAAGITVTLITYGSRKADVNDVQPLSNDARARIQSDVDAVGELFVATVARNRNLTPAKVCATEGLTYLGGAGFDIGLADAVMAPDAALLAVMGELQTSMIARTTTIRTSPVTMTTAARASADARRGARPGRCRRR; encoded by the coding sequence ATGCTAGCAGCCAAGCGCCATGGCATTGTCAACATTTGTAGTGGTATCGCGACGACACCCGACTATCCGCACCTGGCCCAGCGTCTGTTTAACGTGCCGCTCGCAATCACGCCGGAAAAGCTCGAAATCATGATGGCAGCGCTCGCGAATCGATTCGGCCTCGCGCGTCTCACGCGTGCTGATGGCGAAATCGTGCTGCTCGACGCCGACTATGACGCGGGCGAACCCGCGCAGGAACGCCCCTACGAAGTCTTCGAGGGCATCGCCGTGATTCCCGTACAGGAAACTCTGTTAGCGAAGCTCGGCATACTGCACCCGTATTCCGGCATGACCGGCTATGACGGCATCCGCGCCAACCTCGCTATGGCGCTCGCCGATGACACGGTGCGCGCGATCGTGCTCGACATCGATTCGCCCGGTGGCGAGGTAGCGGGATGCTTCGACCTCACAGACGCGATCTATGCCACGCGCGGCGTCAAGCCGCTGCACGCGATCCTCACGGAGAACGCCTTTAGCGCGGCGTATGCGCTCGCGTCGGCTTGCGACACGGTTGTCGTACCGCGTACCGGTGGCACGGGCAGCATCGGCGTGATCGTCGCGCCCGAGGATTTCTCGAAGGCGCTCGCCGCTGCCGGGATTACGGTCACGCTCATTACCTACGGCTCGCGCAAGGCAGACGTCAACGACGTGCAGCCGCTATCGAATGACGCACGCGCGCGCATTCAGTCTGACGTGGATGCCGTGGGCGAGTTGTTCGTCGCGACTGTCGCGCGTAATCGCAACCTCACGCCCGCGAAGGTGTGCGCCACGGAAGGCCTTACATACCTGGGCGGAGCAGGCTTCGATATCGGCCTCGCAGATGCCGTCATGGCCCCGGACGCGGCACTGCTCGCCGTCATGGGTGAACTGCAAACCTCGATGATCGCGAGGACGACGACGATAAGGACAAGCCCGGTGACGATGACGACAGCGGCAAGGGCAAGCGCGGACGCAAGGCGCGGCGCGCGCCCAGGACGATGCCGAAGACGATGA